A DNA window from Ficedula albicollis isolate OC2 chromosome 1, FicAlb1.5, whole genome shotgun sequence contains the following coding sequences:
- the TXNDC9 gene encoding thioredoxin domain-containing protein 9: MAADTPVDILQKVLENEILQSAKVVEEHLDAEIQKLDQMDEDELEHLKQRRLEALRKSQQQKQEWLSKGHGEYREIPSERDFFQEVKESKNVVCHFYRDTTFRCQIMDKHLTVLAKKHIETKFLKLNAEKSPFLCERLRIKVIPTLALIKDGKTQDYVVGFTDLGNTDDFTTETLEWRLGCADVINYSGNLMDPPFQSQKKYGTSFTKLDKKTIRGKIYDSDSDDD, encoded by the exons ATGGCTGCTGATACCCCTGTTGATATCCTTCAAAAAGTTTTGGAGAATGAAATACTTCAGTCAGCCAAGGTTGTGGAAGAACATCTGGATGCTGAAATACAGAAGCTGGACCAAATGGATGAAGATGAATTGGAACACCTTAAACAGAGGAGGCTTGAGGCCCTAAGAaagagccagcagcagaaacaa GAGTGGCTTTCAAAAGGACATGGAGAATATAGAGAAATCCCAAGCGAGAGAGACTTTTTCCAAGAAGtcaaagaaagtaaaaatgtgGTTTGCCATTTCTATAGAGATACAACGTTCAG GTGCCAAATAATGGACAAACATTTGACTGTATTGGCAAAAAAGCACATTGAGACAAAATTCTtgaaattaaatgctgaaaaatctcctttcttGTGCGAGAGACTGCGCATCAAAGTAATTCCCACTCTAGCACTaataaaagatggaaaaacacAAGACTATGTCGTGGGCTTTACTGACCTCGGTAACACTGATGACTTCACTACAGAAACCTTAGAATGGAGATTAGGCTGTGCAGATGTAATTAATTACAG TGGAAACTTGATGGACCCACCTTTTCAAAGTCAAAAGAAATACGGAACAAGCTTTACAAAGCTGGACAAGAAGACCATCAGAGGAAAGATATATGATTCAGATTCTGATGATGACTAG
- the LOC101820708 gene encoding lysozyme g-like isoform X2: protein MIPALLLLGLSALVAPSMSYSCYGDISALQAPTISCTPVRTSDCGYAMIRRTAEADLVRLRRYEIPIKRVARNLCLDPALIGAIMSQESRVGLLLDNGWDRGRQKYGLMQISRQQLQPYVAWDSEEHINQCSNILVLSINEVRARHPTWTWDRQLRGGICTYHAKMGNVQVYEADPCSRDYNYVNGVIRRAQYFKRNGF, encoded by the exons ATGatccctgcactgctgttgCTGGGTCTTTCAGCCCTTGTTG CTCCATCCATGAGTTACAGTTGCTATGGTGATATAAGTGCTCTTCAAGCCCCTACCATCTCCTGTACACCTGTAAGAACCTCTGATTGTG GGTATGCCATGATAAGGAGAACTGCTGAGGCAGACCTCGTACGCCTGAGGAGATACGAGATCCCAATTAAGAGAGTAGCCAGAAACCTGTGCTTGGACCCAGCGCTCATCGGTGCCATCATGTCCCAGGAGAGCCGTGTTGGCCTGCTCCTGGACAACGGCTGGGACCGGGGACGGCAGAAGTACGGCCTGATGCAG ATCAGCAGGCAGCAACTGCAGCCTTATGTGGCGTGGGATAGTGAAGAACACATAAATCAGTGCTCAAATATCCTGGTTCTTTCCATTAATGAAGTACGGGCAAGGCATCCTACCTGGACCTGGGACCGGCAGCTGAGAG GGGGAATCTGCACCTATCATGCAAAAATGGGCAACGTCCAGGTCTACGAGGCAGACCCATGCAGCAGAGACTACAACTACGTCAACGGCGTGATTAGGCGAGCCCAGTACTTTAAGAGAAACGGGTTCTAG
- the LOC101820708 gene encoding lysozyme g-like isoform X1 yields the protein MWAAGLDSLVLDLYALAGLEYCSEIFCAQTPPFHISAPSMSYSCYGDISALQAPTISCTPVRTSDCGYAMIRRTAEADLVRLRRYEIPIKRVARNLCLDPALIGAIMSQESRVGLLLDNGWDRGRQKYGLMQISRQQLQPYVAWDSEEHINQCSNILVLSINEVRARHPTWTWDRQLRGGICTYHAKMGNVQVYEADPCSRDYNYVNGVIRRAQYFKRNGF from the exons ATGTGGGCTGCAGGTCTGGACTCTCTTGTGCTTGACTTGTATGCACTTGCAGGGCTTGAATACTGCTCTGAGATCTTCTGTGCTCAAACACCTCCGTTTCATATTTCAGCTCCATCCATGAGTTACAGTTGCTATGGTGATATAAGTGCTCTTCAAGCCCCTACCATCTCCTGTACACCTGTAAGAACCTCTGATTGTG GGTATGCCATGATAAGGAGAACTGCTGAGGCAGACCTCGTACGCCTGAGGAGATACGAGATCCCAATTAAGAGAGTAGCCAGAAACCTGTGCTTGGACCCAGCGCTCATCGGTGCCATCATGTCCCAGGAGAGCCGTGTTGGCCTGCTCCTGGACAACGGCTGGGACCGGGGACGGCAGAAGTACGGCCTGATGCAG ATCAGCAGGCAGCAACTGCAGCCTTATGTGGCGTGGGATAGTGAAGAACACATAAATCAGTGCTCAAATATCCTGGTTCTTTCCATTAATGAAGTACGGGCAAGGCATCCTACCTGGACCTGGGACCGGCAGCTGAGAG GGGGAATCTGCACCTATCATGCAAAAATGGGCAACGTCCAGGTCTACGAGGCAGACCCATGCAGCAGAGACTACAACTACGTCAACGGCGTGATTAGGCGAGCCCAGTACTTTAAGAGAAACGGGTTCTAG
- the LOC101820708 gene encoding lysozyme g-like isoform X3: MSYSCYGDISALQAPTISCTPVRTSDCGYAMIRRTAEADLVRLRRYEIPIKRVARNLCLDPALIGAIMSQESRVGLLLDNGWDRGRQKYGLMQISRQQLQPYVAWDSEEHINQCSNILVLSINEVRARHPTWTWDRQLRGGICTYHAKMGNVQVYEADPCSRDYNYVNGVIRRAQYFKRNGF, translated from the exons ATGAGTTACAGTTGCTATGGTGATATAAGTGCTCTTCAAGCCCCTACCATCTCCTGTACACCTGTAAGAACCTCTGATTGTG GGTATGCCATGATAAGGAGAACTGCTGAGGCAGACCTCGTACGCCTGAGGAGATACGAGATCCCAATTAAGAGAGTAGCCAGAAACCTGTGCTTGGACCCAGCGCTCATCGGTGCCATCATGTCCCAGGAGAGCCGTGTTGGCCTGCTCCTGGACAACGGCTGGGACCGGGGACGGCAGAAGTACGGCCTGATGCAG ATCAGCAGGCAGCAACTGCAGCCTTATGTGGCGTGGGATAGTGAAGAACACATAAATCAGTGCTCAAATATCCTGGTTCTTTCCATTAATGAAGTACGGGCAAGGCATCCTACCTGGACCTGGGACCGGCAGCTGAGAG GGGGAATCTGCACCTATCATGCAAAAATGGGCAACGTCCAGGTCTACGAGGCAGACCCATGCAGCAGAGACTACAACTACGTCAACGGCGTGATTAGGCGAGCCCAGTACTTTAAGAGAAACGGGTTCTAG